The Pseudobdellovibrionaceae bacterium genomic interval CAGGACAAACTCTATGACGAACTCGATTATGATGGTGATGCTTTGCCTCTATCTATAGATGTAGATGTAGCACTTGTACCTTTAGATGTAGCTTTGAACAACATAAGCACACAAAAATAACTCTTTAAACAAAAGTGGAAAAGTTTAATACCCTTTTGGGAGTAAACGCGCAAGCGTCTGCGTACAGCAATGGCAGCGCTCAGTATGTTTCCACAGAAACTCATTTTATAAACGACATAGCCACGGGACTAAAGTGGCAGTGTGTGGAATATGTTCGCCGCTGGTTATGCCAAACAAAAAATATAAGCTTTGCCTCGGTTAACTACGCCTATGAAATTTGGGAGCAAGTGGATCATTGCTATCATTTAAAAACAAAAACACCTCAACCGTTTTATAATTATAATAATGCTTCGAGCACCGCTCCCCTCGTTGGCGACTTGCTTGTTTATGCTAAGTCGTTTTTACAAACAGGACATGTGGCCGTGCTTGTAGAGGTGAATTTAAAAAAAAAGTGGGTTCGCTTAGCCGAGCAAAATTACCAAAACCAAATGTGGCCTGCTAATTACTCTAGACAAGTTAATGTGTCTGTTACAAAAAAAAATAATCAGCCGATTTATAGTATCGAGGACGAACACCTTCTTGGCTGGAAATCTTTAACCTAGCTTTTTAGAGCGAATTTTGTTATAAGTATATTTGTACTTGGGGGTGTCCTGGCTTCGACGCGGATACAAAGTCTCAAGGAGCATGCCGGGGTGCAGGACGGTCCTCGATAAAAACCTGTAATTTTTTTAGTTGGCAACGACTATTCACTTGCTGCCTAATTGAAGGTAGCCGCCTTTATGTTTTGTGACTGCGAAAATATAAAAGGCGTCATTTAGCGGTCTCGAAAAAAAGTTGTTATCTTTAGGGCTTTTTTTTTAAACTTGCTGAAGAGATAATTTAAAAAATTTTGTTTGTGGAAGTTTTTAAATTTAATAAAACATAAACTAAGCATGTAGCGCCTTTTGATAGAAGATTTGCGGAAGCGGGTTCGATTCCCGCCACCTCCACCAACTGTGATAACGGACGAACCAGCGTCCGTTTTGGTTCTGGTTCTGGTTTTGGTTCTGGTTTTTTTCTGCCTACATAAATATGGCCCCTACCACCAAAGTATTTCTCCCCTCTTTCATTAAAATTCCTTTTTTATTTATTGAGTAATTACTATTTTACCTATATACCAAGAAGAGTTAAAATCAAATCACTAAGAAGTAGCAACCATGTTTAAATTATTTTCAAAAACTACAAAAACACTTAAAAACGATATTTTATCTGGCCTTACCGTTTCTCTTGCCCTAGTGCCCGAAGCTGTTGCCTTTTCTTTTGTTGCCGGGGTTGAACCCTTAGTAGGACTTTATGCCGCGTTTTTAATTGGGCTTATTACCTCCCTTGCAGGAGGAAGACCTGGAATGATTTCTGGAGCCACGGGAGCCTTAGCCGTAGTTATGGTATCTTTAGTTGCCGACCACGGCGTAGAATACTTATTTGCCACTGTGGTTTTAATGGGA includes:
- a CDS encoding CHAP domain-containing protein, whose translation is MEKFNTLLGVNAQASAYSNGSAQYVSTETHFINDIATGLKWQCVEYVRRWLCQTKNISFASVNYAYEIWEQVDHCYHLKTKTPQPFYNYNNASSTAPLVGDLLVYAKSFLQTGHVAVLVEVNLKKKWVRLAEQNYQNQMWPANYSRQVNVSVTKKNNQPIYSIEDEHLLGWKSLT